A part of Cryptococcus decagattii chromosome 2, complete sequence genomic DNA contains:
- a CDS encoding farnesyl-diphosphate farnesyltransferase — protein sequence MGIINLIVLGATHPMELRAMVNFAIWRDTRDITDKVELATTHYDRPTMRKCWDFLDLTSRSFARVIRELEGELARIVCLFYLVLRALDTVEDDMTIPNDVKLPLLRALHTKLYEPGWTFKESKEKDKIVLEEFDAIQTEFSLLDPKYQSVIADICKKMGAGMADFAALATPEQPVAEINSIADYDLYCHYVAGLVGEGLSGLFAASGKERSFIADQLTLSNSMGLLLQKTNIYRDLHEDVIDGRGFWPRAIWSKYGFNSMKELIDPERETEAMWAASEMVLDALRHATDALDYMTLLKCQSVFNFVAIPAVMAIATLERTFMNKKIFKENVKIRKGETLRLIMRATNPRDVSYIFREYARKIHAKIHKDDPNLLKLSIACGKIEQWAEHHYPSFIQIGSGAGNGVQSAIDPTSNDARAALFLRLAKESQEAVRKARQEKFMADLRAKGLIKEKSDETDGDEEAKKQYEALQSEQTAPWLMIVGVIVGMLALMALLGGIVVWVILKLYDE from the exons ATGGGCATAATTAACCTTATCGTGCTGG GTGCCACCCACCCC ATGGAGCTTCGGGCCATGGTCAATTTTGCCATTTGGCGCGACACTAGGGATATTACGGACAAGGTCGAGCTGGCGACAACCCATTATGATCGACCAACCATGCGAAAGTGCTGGGATTTCCTCGATTTGACCAGTAGAAGTTTTGCGAGGGTCATCAGGGAGCTGGAAGGAGAACTTGCCAGGATT GTCTGTTTGTTCTATCTTGTGCTACGCGCACTGGACACCGTCGAAGACGACATGACCATCCCCAACGATGTTaagcttcctcttctccgcGCATTGCACACAAAGCTCTACGAGCCTGGATGGACATTCAAGGAAtcaaaggaaaaggacaaAATTGTCTTGGAGGAATTTGACGCTATCCAAACAGAGTTCTCTTTGCTCGATCCCAA GTACCAATCTGTCATTGCCGACATCTGCAAGAAGATGGGTGCTGGTATGGCTGACTTTGCCGCCCTTGCTACCCCCGAACAACCTGTAGCTGAAATCAACTCCATTGCTGACTACGACCTTTACTGTCACTACGTCGCTGGTCTCGTTGGCGAAGGTCTTTCTGGTTTGTTCGCTGCGTCCGGCAAGGAACGTTCTTTCATTGCCGACCAACTCACCCTTTCCAACTCTATGGGTCTCCTTCTCCAGAAGACTAACATCTATCGTGACTTGCACGAGGATGTTATTGACGGCCGAGGCTTTTGGCCTAGGGCTATCTGGTCAAAGTATGGTTTCAACTCTATGAAGGAGTTGATTGACCCTGAAAGGGAGACCGAAGCAATGTGGGCCGCGAGCGAAATGGTACTCGATGCGTTGAGACATGCTACGGATGCTTTGGACTACATGACACTGTTGAAGTGCCAGAGTGTGTTCAACTTTGTGGCGATCCCTGCTGTCATGGCCATTGCGACTTTGGAGAGGACGTTCATGAACAAGAAGATTTTCAAAGAAAACGTGAAGATcaggaagggagaaacTCTTAGG TTGATTATGCGAGCAACGAATCCTCGTGACGTGTCTTACATTTTCCGAGAATATGCCCGCAAGATTCACGCCAAAATCCACAAGGACGATCCCAACCTCCTAAAGTTGTCCATTGCTTGTGGCAAG ATCGAGCAATGGGCTGAGCACCACTACCCCTCATTCATTCAAATCGGCAGCGGCGCGGGCAATGGCGTCCAATCTGCCATTGACCCCACTTCTAATGATGCCCGTGCAGCCTTATTCTTGCGTCTCGCTAAGGAATCGCAAGAAGCTGTTCGCAAAGCTCGTCAAGAAAAGTTCATGGCCGACCTTCGCGCTAAGGGGCTcatcaaggagaagagcGATGAAActgatggtgatgaagaggccAAGAAGCAATATGAGGCGCTTCAAAGCGAGCAGACAGCACCTTGGCTCATGATCGTTGGTGTCATTGTCGGTATGTTGGCATTGATGGCTCTTTTGGGAGGTATTGTTGTTTGGGTTATTCTGAAACTGTACGATGAG TAG
- a CDS encoding transcription factor IWS1, translated as MSSPALDTIPGQTKEQDLPNEVQAQEHSPVEPTPEVPVEPESDSQDEEEQPEAQVSEQEQGNAAGQERLQDQEDQEQGAELMPQRTRAEEQEETRDELYNEVFGNQGSDASDLSDDEDARMDEGDKYVPATLTSAAKIPKFKKSKRDDEDEDEDEDDEDSRGERRSKKKKKAERRRQREEEEEEEEAPVLDEATQRRLALEERIDAIGKKPKTVRRKKKGDDDVDIVDSYHDDICARLRDRMIAAADKDEAANKIKMPGTAKLAMLDEVMAVLRNTTLWQSIVDNGVLEAVKRWLEPLPDKSLPSVGIQKAIFEVLPKMDLDTTTLKECRLGPIVLFYTKTKRVTPAINRQADALVQAWSRPIIKRPANYRSRYIESQNEVEQSQGGGSGTGGGYSQSQRGTGERRFKRFDVKKALEENAHRKGARLQIVQDVQYTVAPEPKTQHQAEEMQHVSRIQQDNKKFNRFARQVKTKKH; from the exons ATGTCCTCTCCCGCCCTTGACACAATCCCTGGCCAAACAAAAGAGCAGGATCTTCCCAACGAAGTGCAAGCGCAAGAGCACTCACCGGTTGAACCTACGCCAGAAGTGCCAGTAGAGCCCGAGTCTGATAGCcaggacgaagaagagcagcCCGAGGCTCAGGTGTCAGAACAAGAACAAGGAAATGCCGCAGGACAAGAGAGACTGCAAGACCAGGAAGATCAAGAGCAAGGTGCAGAGCTGATGCCGCAGCGTACCAGAGCCgaggagcaggaggaaACTCGAGATGAACTTTACAACGAAGTTTTTGGTAACCAAGGTTCTGATGCTTCGGATTTATCggatgacgaagatgcgaggatggatgaaggggaTAAGTATGTGCCCGCGACTTTGACGAGTGCAGCCAAGATTCCAAAATTCAAAAAATCTAagagggatgatgaggatgaagatgaagacgaggacgatgaggatagtaggggggagaggagaagcaagaaaaagaagaaggcagagaggagaaggcagagagaagaggaagaagaggaagaggaggcaCCCGTGCTTGATGAGGCTACTC AGCGACGTCTTGCTTTGGAGGAGAGAATAGATGCTATTGGCAAGAAGCCCAAGACCGTCAgacggaagaagaagggagacGACGATGTTGAT ATTGTGGACTCTTACCATGACGACATTTGCGCTCGTCTTCGAGACCGAATGATCGCTGCGGCGGACAAGGATGAGGCGGCTAACAAGATCAAAATGCCCGGTACAGCGAAACTGGCCATGTTGGATGAAGTGATGGCTGTGTTGAGAAA CACGACCCTTTGGCAGTCGATCGTTGATAACGGCGTCCTTGAAGCTGTCAAGAGATGGCTTGAGCCTTTGCCAGACAAGAGCTTGCCGAGTGTTGGCATTCAAAAGGCTATCTTTGAGGTTCTTCCGAAG ATGGACCTCGATACAACCACCTTGAAAGAATGCCGCCTCGGTCCCATTGTCCTCTTCTACACCAAGACTAAGCGCGTCACACCCGCTATCAACAGACAAGCCGACGCTCTTGTTCAGGCTTGGTCCCGACCGATCATCAAGCGACCTGCAAACTACCGATCGCGATACATTGAGAGTCAGAATGAGGTTGAACAGTCACAAGGTGGTGGCAGTGGTACTGGAGGCGGTTACAGTCAGAGCCAACGAGGTACAGGAGAGAGGAGGTTCAAGAGGTTCGATGTCAAAAAAGctttggaagagaatgcGCACAGGAAGGGTGCTAGATTGCAGATTGTCCAG GATGTGCAATACACTGTCGCGCCTGAACCCAAAACGCAGCATCAAGCCGAAGAGATGCAACACGTCTCCCGAATCCAACAAGATAATAAAAAGTTCAACAGGTTTGCAAGGCAAGTCAAAACTAAGAAGCATTAG
- a CDS encoding Grx4 family monothiol glutaredoxin codes for MSANNLTQVNSPEHFKDLLSADLNRVSCLNFWAPWAEPCVAFNSAVEKEAGQFPSVLFLNIEAEQLADISESFDIEAVPSFLLLRGHTLLARHSGADASLLHSLLTQHASPSAPLSTSSAQPQAPAAAQRPRTEAEIVARCHELMNKHKVVLFMKGNPTAPKCGFSRQTVGLLREQGVEFAWFDIFSDEDVRQGLKKVNDWPTFPQIIVNGELVGGLDILREMIENGEWQELMDSIEEGKAE; via the exons ATGTCCGCAAACAATCTCACCCAAGTAAATTCCCCAGAGCACTTCAAGGATCTTCTCTCGGCAGATCTCAACAGAGTTTCCTGCCTCAATTTCTGGGCACCATGGGCAGAGCCATGTGTCGCTTTTAACAGCGCTGTTGAAAAAGAGGCGGGCCAATTTCCTTCAGTTCTCTTCTTAAAC ATCGAAGCTGAACAATTGGCCGACATCTCCGAATCATTCGACATTGAAGCCgtcccttctttccttctccttcgt GGTCACACCCTCTTGGCCCGCCACTCTGGCGCCGACGCTTCCCTCCTTCACTCTCTCCTCACCCAACATGCTTCCCCCTCTGCCCCCCTCTCTACCTCGTCCGCCCAACCCCAAGCTCCTGCCGCCGCCCAACGTCCCCGGACAGAAGCAGAGATCGTTGCCCGTTGTCACGAACTTATGAACAAGCACAAAGTTGTGTTGTTCATGAAGGGAAACCCAACAGCCCCCAAGTGTGGGTTCTCAAGGCAGACTGTGGGGCTGTTGAGGGAGCAAGGAGTGGAATTTGCTTGGTTTGATATCTTTAGTGACGAGGATGTAAGGCAAGGCTTGAAGAAGGTTAATGACTGGCCTA CATTCCCACAGATCATTGTGAATGGTGAATTGGTAGGCGGTCTTGATATTTTGCGGGAGATGATAGAGAATGGGGAATGGCAAGAGTTGATGGATTCTATCGAAGAGGGCAAGGCGGAGTAA
- a CDS encoding peptide chain release factor 1, archaeal and eukaryotic forms gives MSSTEESDQAIEIWRYRKLLNMLANSRGAGTSCITLILPPRSQISQASNMLTTEYGTASNIKSRVNRLSVLSAITSTQQKLKLYNRVPDNGLCVFVGTVLNDEGKEKKISFALEPFKPINTSLYMCDSRFHVEALEELLENDSKWGFIVIDGNGSLFGTLSGNTREVIHKFTVDLPKKHGRGGQSALRFSRLREEARRNYVRKVAELAVQHFITADKVNVAGLVLAGSAELKTDLSGSDLFDPRLLAKVVKVVDVSYGGENGFNQAIELAADSLANVKFVQEKKLIQKYFDEIALDTGKYCFGISDTLKALEMGAVETLIVWENLEMTRNTLRNAAGEEIIVFSTPADKDREKFMDKSTGLEMEQAAEPQPVLEWFAEKYREFGATLEFVTNKSQEGSQFVKGFGGIGGLLRYKVDFNDLGDLEDDDDEFYGSDDDSDI, from the exons atGTCCAGCACAGAAGAG TCTGATCAGGCTATCGAA ATATGGAGGTACCGCAAGCTGCTGAATATGCTTGCCAACTCCCGAGGTGCTGGTACCTCTTGTATCACCCTTATTCTTCCCCCTCGATCACAAATTTCTCAGGCGTCTAATATGTTGACTACTGAATACGGTACCGCTTCCAACATCAAGTCTCGTGTTAACCG ACTTTCTGTCCTTTCCGCTATCACCTCTACTCAACAAAAATTGAAGCTTTACAACCGAGTTCCCGACAACGGTCTTTGTGTCTTTGTCGGTACCGTTTTGAACGATGAAggcaaggagaagaagatttcctttgcccttgAACCTTTCAAGCCTATCAATACCTCTTTGTATATGTGTGATAGCAGATTCCACGTTGAGGCGCTGGAGGAGCTCTTAGAGAATGACTCTAAGTGGGGTTTTATTGTCAT TGACGGTAACGGATCCCTCTTCGGTACTCTCTCTGGTAACACCCGTGAAGTCATCCACAAATTCACTGTCGACCTTCCCAAGAAACACGGCCGAGGTGGTCAATCCGCTCTTCGTTTCTCTCGTCTCCGAGAAGAAGCTCGTCGAAACTATGTCCGAAAAGTCGCCGAACTTGCTGTTCAGCACTTCATTACCGCTGATAAGGTTAACGTTGCGGGTCTGGTCCTCGCTGGTAGCGCCGAGCTCAAGACCGATTTGAGTGGAAGTGACCTCTTTGACCCCCGATTGCTCGCCAAGGTCGTCAAGGTTGTTGATGTATCTTATGGCGGTGAAAATGGCTTTAACCAGGCTATTGAGCTTGCCGCCGATTCGCTTGCCAACGTCAAGTTTGTacaggagaagaagcttaTCCAAAAGTACTTTGATGAGATTGCACTGGACACTGGCAAGTACTGCTTTGGTATTAGTGATACACTTAAGGCGCTTGAGATGGGTGCCGTGGAGACTCTGATCGTATGGGAGAACTTGGAAATGACCCGGAACACTTTGCGTAATGCCGCCGGTG AGGAAATTATCGTCTTCTCTACCCCCGCCGACAAGGACCGAGAGAAGTTTATGGACAAATCCACCGGTCTCGAGATGGAACAAGCCGCGGAACCCCAACCCGTGCTCGAATGGTTTGCCGAAAAGTACCGCGAATTTGGTGCCACCCTCGAATTCGTCACCAACAAGTCTCAGGAAGGCTCGCAATTTGTGAAAGGATTTGGTGGTATTGGCGGGTTGTTGAGATACAAGGTTGATTTCAATGATTTGGGtgatttggaagatgatgatgatgagtttTACGGGTCTGACGATGACAGTG ACATTTGA